In the genome of Marinitoga sp. 1197, one region contains:
- a CDS encoding energy-coupling factor ABC transporter ATP-binding protein, with protein sequence MIELKNITFNYKDKNIFDNLNLILKSKIPIGLVGDNGSGKSTLLRILCGILTPDNGEFFLYNKKINFYDESSLLFLKKNVGYIFQNPENQIVGVTVEEDIAFGLENLGLERNEIKKRINWALSVTDLLGLEKKDPNTLSGGQKQRLAIASMIAMQPNFILMDEPTTMLDPEGRDEIYKVIKNLINIGKTVIIASHHAKDLQFVEKIIALDKGKVVFYDSRDKFYQWSENKKFNVEIPFENIVKKYTGKSIKDLERNICL encoded by the coding sequence ATGATTGAATTAAAAAATATTACTTTTAATTATAAAGATAAAAATATTTTTGATAATTTAAATCTCATATTAAAAAGTAAAATACCAATTGGATTGGTTGGAGATAATGGAAGTGGAAAATCCACATTGTTAAGAATTTTATGTGGTATTTTGACTCCTGATAATGGCGAATTTTTTTTGTATAATAAAAAAATAAATTTTTATGATGAAAGTTCTTTATTATTTTTGAAAAAAAATGTTGGCTATATATTTCAAAACCCTGAGAATCAAATTGTCGGTGTAACGGTTGAAGAAGATATTGCTTTCGGACTTGAAAATCTGGGATTAGAAAGAAATGAAATAAAAAAAAGAATTAATTGGGCTTTAAGTGTAACAGACCTATTGGGATTAGAAAAAAAAGACCCTAATACACTTTCTGGCGGTCAAAAACAGCGTCTTGCAATAGCTTCTATGATTGCTATGCAACCAAATTTTATTTTAATGGATGAGCCAACTACTATGTTAGACCCTGAAGGACGTGATGAAATATATAAAGTAATAAAAAATCTTATAAATATAGGTAAAACTGTTATTATAGCTTCACATCATGCAAAAGATCTTCAATTTGTAGAAAAAATTATAGCATTAGATAAAGGAAAAGTTGTATTTTATGATAGTAGAGACAAATTTTATCAGTGGTCAGAAAACAAAAAATTCAATGTTGAAATACCTTTTGAAAATATTGTAAAAAAATATACAGGAAAATCTATAAAAGATTTGGAGCGAAATATATGTCTATAG
- a CDS encoding large ribosomal subunit protein bL35: MKIKRHSSSAKRFKVTGSGKIRMRRSNVGHNTRIRGKKRMKRLHQYKDIPTGLNDKVERLLGLK; encoded by the coding sequence ATGAAAATTAAAAGACATTCTTCATCAGCAAAAAGATTTAAGGTAACAGGTTCAGGAAAAATCAGAATGAGAAGATCAAATGTTGGACATAATACAAGAATAAGAGGAAAAAAGAGAATGAAAAGATTACATCAGTATAAAGACATCCCAACAGGTTTAAACGATAAAGTTGAAAGATTACTCGGATTGAAATAA
- the ruvA gene encoding Holliday junction branch migration protein RuvA, producing MIRKITGLIQTLTTSEIIIQSGNFYFESIPTYRILKNCEKNKEYLFETYLDINEWNISLYLFYDEFERNMFLSLKKVSKLGAKSAIKIIQNADAKNIANMISTNDINGLSKLPGIGKKTAERIANELKNKFESFISTDNNNKFNDALDALETLGFDRNKIYTILKDLDLNSLSLENIITQALKKL from the coding sequence ATGATTAGAAAAATTACCGGGTTAATACAAACATTAACCACATCTGAAATAATTATACAATCGGGAAATTTTTACTTTGAAAGCATTCCAACATATAGAATATTAAAAAATTGCGAAAAAAATAAGGAATATTTATTCGAAACATATTTAGATATAAACGAATGGAATATATCTCTTTATTTATTTTATGATGAATTTGAAAGAAATATGTTTTTATCTTTAAAAAAAGTTTCTAAATTAGGTGCAAAAAGTGCTATTAAAATAATTCAAAACGCTGATGCGAAAAATATAGCTAATATGATTTCCACAAATGATATAAATGGATTATCAAAATTACCCGGAATTGGCAAAAAAACTGCTGAAAGAATCGCCAATGAATTAAAAAATAAATTTGAATCTTTTATTTCAACAGACAATAATAATAAATTTAATGATGCTTTAGACGCCTTAGAAACCTTAGGATTTGATAGAAATAAGATTTATACTATCTTAAAAGATTTAGATCTTAATAGTCTTTCTTTAGAAAATATTATTACACAAGCCTTGAAGAAATTGTGA
- a CDS encoding DUF4895 domain-containing protein, producing the protein MLLKCDLRGLTNLKKMAIKYFNEKKDKLADEYTHLVAFSIFDINNKFPSLNIFFDNEGKYFLSLMPEKPSKYMSSLYPKLIDDEIIDLKEIYNNLAKKYNKKIKISANMSIYQSPIIIPSFFVQGDEILIKKYILSEKLKGLKYLSLYKYIDDKTLENILKTYNVWQKDIYYYYTLNEVHFVFGIPDKFKNKSLVIEFGKLAKVYIKNKNPLFLESYKIPDMNIKEPVLMVLKTKIWNLKKINLIDVRNEIISKIDKSYDYIIKIFEIK; encoded by the coding sequence ATGCTACTCAAATGCGATTTAAGAGGCTTAACAAATTTAAAGAAAATGGCAATAAAATATTTTAATGAAAAAAAAGATAAATTAGCTGACGAATATACACATTTAGTGGCATTTTCTATTTTTGATATAAACAACAAATTTCCAAGTTTGAATATATTTTTTGATAATGAAGGAAAATATTTTTTATCATTAATGCCGGAAAAACCTTCTAAATACATGAGTTCATTGTATCCGAAACTAATAGATGATGAAATCATAGATTTAAAAGAAATATATAATAATTTAGCAAAAAAATATAACAAAAAAATAAAAATATCTGCAAATATGTCAATTTACCAATCGCCAATTATAATTCCAAGTTTTTTTGTACAGGGCGATGAAATATTAATAAAGAAATATATATTATCGGAAAAATTAAAAGGCTTAAAATATTTATCATTGTATAAATACATTGATGATAAAACACTGGAGAATATTTTAAAAACCTATAATGTATGGCAAAAAGATATATATTATTATTATACTTTAAATGAAGTTCATTTTGTATTTGGTATTCCAGATAAATTTAAAAATAAATCTTTAGTAATAGAGTTTGGAAAATTAGCGAAAGTATATATAAAAAATAAAAATCCATTATTTTTGGAATCATATAAAATTCCAGATATGAATATAAAGGAACCTGTTTTAATGGTATTGAAAACAAAAATCTGGAATTTGAAAAAAATTAATTTAATTGATGTGAGAAATGAGATTATAAGTAAAATAGATAAATCTTATGACTATATTATAAAAATATTTGAAATTAAATAA
- the infC gene encoding translation initiation factor IF-3: protein MRKRTGGISIKKSKDTTLRNEEIKVREVMVISNLGEQLGVMETKKALQLAYQEGLDLVLVSPNSNPPVAKIMDFGKYKYEKEKRAKEAKKKQKKQILKEMKFRLRIDEHDFNTKVRRIRTFLEDGNKVRVVVMFLGRDIMFTDRGKEILEKVIKKVEDIADVSRAPKMAGRDMDMILSPKTKK from the coding sequence ATGCGAAAAAGAACAGGAGGGATAAGTATTAAAAAATCAAAAGATACAACTTTGAGAAACGAGGAAATTAAAGTAAGGGAAGTTATGGTAATTAGTAATTTGGGAGAACAATTAGGAGTAATGGAAACAAAAAAAGCTTTACAATTAGCTTATCAAGAAGGACTCGATTTAGTTTTAGTTTCACCAAATTCAAATCCACCAGTTGCTAAAATCATGGATTTTGGCAAGTATAAATATGAAAAAGAAAAAAGGGCAAAAGAAGCGAAGAAAAAACAGAAAAAACAAATATTAAAAGAAATGAAATTTAGGTTGAGAATTGATGAACATGATTTTAATACGAAAGTGAGGAGAATTAGAACTTTCCTCGAGGATGGTAATAAGGTTAGGGTTGTCGTAATGTTTTTAGGAAGAGATATTATGTTTACAGATAGAGGAAAAGAAATATTGGAAAAAGTTATAAAAAAGGTTGAAGATATTGCAGATGTTTCTCGAGCACCAAAAATGGCTGGAAGAGATATGGACATGATTTTATCACCAAAAACAAAAAAATAA
- the rplT gene encoding 50S ribosomal protein L20, translating to MRVKRAIHAKKKRRKYLKAAKGYRGALSRRYVLAKQQFFRSGKYAYAGRKQKKRDFRRLWITRINAAARNEGLKYNDLIHGLKLAGVTINRKMLSELAVNDYEAFKEYINIAKEALSK from the coding sequence ATGAGAGTAAAGAGAGCCATTCATGCCAAGAAAAAAAGAAGAAAATATTTAAAAGCCGCTAAAGGTTATAGAGGCGCTTTAAGCAGAAGATACGTATTGGCTAAACAACAGTTCTTTAGATCAGGAAAATATGCATACGCTGGTAGAAAACAAAAGAAAAGAGACTTCAGAAGATTATGGATTACAAGAATAAATGCAGCAGCAAGAAACGAAGGATTAAAATATAACGATTTAATCCATGGTTTAAAATTAGCTGGCGTAACTATTAATAGAAAGATGCTATCTGAATTAGCTGTAAATGATTACGAAGCTTTCAAAGAATATATTAATATCGCAAAAGAAGCTTTATCTAAATAA
- a CDS encoding valine--tRNA ligase: MDIGKRYTPDKIETKWYKFWLDNDLFKAKGEGNGKFSMVIPPPNITGKIHMGHALNITLQDIITRFNRMQGKDTLWLPGEDHAGIATQHVVEKFLIKSEGKRKEEYGREEFIEKVWKWANEYKEYIKKQIMAIGASVDWSRERFTLDEGLNKAVRKVFVELYNEGLIYKGKYIVNWCPSCGTVLSDEEVEHKDEKGALYHIKYPLKGENNYIIIATTRPETMLGDTAIAVHPSDERYKDYVGKTAILPLVGREIPIIADKYVDPSFGTGALKVTPAHDPNDYLLGQRHNLESVQIMDEYAKINENGGKYSGLNREEARKAVIEDLEKEGYLIKIDELEHSVGHCYRCNTVVEPFLLDQWFVKMKPLTEKAIEAVEKSDIKFYPSRWKKVYLNWMNEIRDWCISRQLWWGHRIPVWYCEDCGHINVSEENIQQCQKCGSTNIKQDEDVLDTWFSSALWPFSTLGWPENTDDLKKYYPTDLLVTGFDIIFFWVARMIVMGEKFMKNKPFSDVYIHQLVRDKHGRKMSKSLGNGIDPLEIIENFGADPMRFTLAILAAQGRDIKLDPKSFESYSKFANKIWNATRFVLLNMDDFEKIELTPDMLELEDKWMLSKLNKTIKIVSSSLKKYEFNIAARALYDFFWNEYCDWYIEAVKNRLKSKNKLIAQNVLVRVLDTSLRLLHPFMPFLTEELWQNLPKINEEKYLITAKWPEFNPEHDFEKEEYEFEKIKSFIRGIRNVKADINIPQITKIEIAYKTLGDNSWIKNNESIIKELAFVTEINVVDEKPEKSATSYVDETIEAYVKLGELIDIDAEKIRLNKKKEKLEKEFIKYDKKLKNNKFISNAPEDVIEDVKEKYSTVKTQIEKLEKLIEELK, from the coding sequence ATGGATATTGGAAAAAGGTATACACCAGATAAAATAGAAACAAAATGGTATAAATTCTGGCTTGATAACGATTTATTCAAAGCAAAGGGAGAAGGAAATGGAAAATTTTCAATGGTTATACCTCCTCCAAATATAACTGGAAAAATACATATGGGACATGCTCTTAATATAACCTTGCAAGATATAATAACCCGTTTCAACAGAATGCAGGGAAAAGATACCTTATGGCTTCCTGGAGAAGATCATGCAGGTATTGCGACTCAACATGTTGTTGAAAAGTTTTTAATAAAAAGCGAGGGAAAAAGAAAAGAAGAATATGGAAGAGAAGAATTTATAGAAAAAGTTTGGAAATGGGCTAATGAATATAAGGAATATATAAAAAAACAAATTATGGCCATAGGTGCATCTGTTGATTGGTCAAGGGAAAGATTTACATTAGATGAAGGGCTTAATAAAGCTGTAAGAAAAGTTTTTGTTGAATTATATAATGAAGGATTAATATATAAAGGAAAATATATTGTAAATTGGTGTCCAAGCTGTGGTACTGTATTATCTGATGAAGAAGTTGAACACAAAGATGAAAAAGGCGCATTATATCATATAAAATATCCTTTAAAAGGTGAGAATAACTATATAATTATCGCAACAACTAGACCAGAAACAATGTTAGGGGATACCGCTATTGCTGTTCACCCATCGGATGAAAGATACAAAGATTACGTTGGTAAAACCGCTATATTACCATTAGTTGGAAGAGAAATACCTATTATAGCAGATAAATACGTTGATCCATCATTCGGAACAGGTGCTTTAAAAGTAACCCCTGCACATGACCCAAATGATTATCTTCTTGGACAAAGGCATAATTTAGAATCTGTTCAAATAATGGATGAATATGCAAAAATAAATGAAAATGGAGGAAAATATTCCGGATTAAACAGAGAAGAAGCAAGAAAAGCGGTTATTGAAGACCTGGAAAAAGAAGGTTATTTAATAAAAATAGATGAATTAGAACATTCAGTTGGTCATTGTTATAGATGTAATACTGTGGTAGAGCCTTTTTTACTTGATCAGTGGTTTGTTAAAATGAAACCTTTAACAGAAAAAGCTATTGAAGCTGTTGAAAAATCTGATATTAAATTCTATCCTTCAAGATGGAAAAAGGTATATTTGAATTGGATGAATGAAATCAGGGATTGGTGTATTTCAAGACAGTTATGGTGGGGACATAGAATTCCAGTATGGTATTGTGAAGACTGTGGCCATATAAATGTCTCAGAAGAAAATATACAACAGTGTCAAAAATGCGGTTCTACAAACATAAAACAAGATGAAGATGTTTTAGATACATGGTTTAGTTCAGCATTATGGCCATTCTCTACACTTGGTTGGCCAGAAAATACAGATGACCTAAAAAAATACTATCCTACAGATTTACTTGTAACAGGATTTGATATCATCTTTTTCTGGGTAGCAAGAATGATAGTTATGGGCGAAAAATTTATGAAAAACAAACCATTTTCTGATGTATATATACACCAATTAGTCAGAGACAAACATGGAAGAAAAATGTCAAAATCCCTTGGGAATGGCATTGATCCATTAGAAATTATAGAAAATTTTGGTGCTGATCCTATGAGATTTACATTAGCTATTTTAGCAGCTCAAGGGAGAGACATTAAACTTGATCCTAAATCCTTTGAGTCATATTCAAAATTCGCAAATAAAATCTGGAATGCTACAAGATTTGTTTTATTAAATATGGATGATTTTGAAAAAATTGAACTTACTCCAGATATGCTGGAATTAGAGGACAAATGGATGCTATCTAAATTAAACAAAACAATAAAAATAGTCTCAAGTTCTCTAAAAAAATATGAATTTAATATCGCTGCGAGAGCTTTATATGACTTTTTCTGGAATGAATATTGTGATTGGTATATAGAAGCTGTAAAAAATAGATTAAAATCAAAAAATAAACTAATTGCTCAAAATGTTTTAGTTAGAGTATTAGATACGTCTTTAAGACTTTTGCACCCATTCATGCCTTTCTTAACAGAGGAATTATGGCAGAATTTACCAAAAATTAATGAAGAAAAGTATTTAATAACTGCAAAATGGCCTGAATTTAATCCTGAACATGATTTTGAAAAAGAAGAATATGAGTTTGAAAAAATAAAAAGTTTTATTAGAGGCATAAGGAACGTTAAAGCCGATATAAATATACCTCAAATCACAAAAATAGAAATTGCATATAAAACATTAGGAGATAATAGCTGGATAAAAAATAACGAATCAATAATAAAGGAATTAGCCTTTGTTACGGAAATAAATGTTGTTGATGAAAAACCAGAAAAATCTGCTACATCATATGTTGATGAAACCATAGAAGCATATGTTAAATTGGGAGAATTAATAGATATCGATGCAGAAAAAATTAGATTAAATAAGAAAAAGGAAAAATTAGAAAAAGAATTTATAAAATATGATAAAAAATTGAAAAATAATAAATTTATTTCCAATGCTCCAGAGGATGTAATAGAGGATGTAAAAGAAAAGTATTCAACAGTAAAAACACAAATAGAAAAATTAGAAAAATTAATAGAGGAGCTAAAATAG
- a CDS encoding bifunctional folylpolyglutamate synthase/dihydrofolate synthase has translation MISTLKEAVEYIYDRRGGTRIKYGLDRINKLCDLLGNPERDFPVVHVTGTNGKGSTSKAIHNILKEHGLKVGLFTSPHLTHISERIKINGKSIKDSEFIAILNEMIFSIEKMDNMKDEMSPSFFEIITALALKYFSNQNVDVAVLEVGLGGRLDATNVVVSDVSVITTVQYDHMNLLGNTLEKIAFEKAGIIKNNNNVVLGNITDSAKKIILQRANEVGINNVFEFEKDFTFKNPAFSLNWNSIDYKSKYNKIDNLIYKANGTYQPYNISTAIMAVESFFEKKDKKLDINKTKKALKGFLWEGRFELLEYKNKNVILEGAHNISGALALKNSIKTYIKSFKKAALVGILDDKDIEGMVNIIANEFDYIIITQVPNKRSNNPEYVYELFKKFNKNVIFIKDPVEAFNNLLSSPYDYYFVTGSLYLVGKIRGYIFNLEEI, from the coding sequence ATGATTTCAACATTAAAAGAAGCTGTTGAATATATATATGATAGACGTGGTGGAACAAGAATCAAATATGGATTAGATAGAATCAATAAATTATGTGATTTATTGGGAAATCCTGAAAGGGATTTCCCGGTTGTTCATGTCACAGGTACAAATGGTAAAGGTAGTACATCTAAAGCTATACACAATATTTTAAAAGAACATGGTTTAAAAGTCGGTTTGTTTACATCACCTCATTTAACTCATATTTCTGAGAGAATAAAGATAAATGGAAAATCAATAAAAGATAGTGAATTTATTGCAATATTAAATGAAATGATTTTCTCTATTGAAAAAATGGATAATATGAAAGATGAAATGTCTCCTTCTTTTTTTGAAATAATCACAGCACTTGCTTTAAAATATTTTTCAAACCAAAATGTAGATGTTGCCGTATTAGAAGTTGGTTTAGGAGGTCGATTAGACGCTACAAATGTTGTAGTTTCTGATGTTTCTGTTATAACTACCGTTCAATATGACCATATGAATTTATTGGGAAATACCTTGGAAAAAATTGCTTTTGAAAAAGCGGGAATAATAAAAAATAACAATAACGTAGTTTTGGGTAATATAACGGATTCTGCCAAAAAAATAATCCTTCAAAGAGCTAATGAAGTTGGAATTAATAATGTTTTTGAATTTGAAAAGGATTTTACTTTTAAAAATCCTGCTTTTTCTTTGAACTGGAATTCCATAGATTATAAGAGTAAATATAATAAAATTGATAATTTGATTTATAAAGCCAATGGGACATATCAGCCTTATAATATTTCAACTGCTATAATGGCTGTTGAAAGTTTTTTTGAGAAAAAAGATAAAAAACTTGATATTAATAAAACTAAAAAAGCTCTAAAAGGTTTTTTATGGGAAGGTAGATTCGAACTATTAGAATATAAAAATAAAAATGTTATTTTAGAAGGTGCACATAATATTTCTGGTGCTTTAGCTTTAAAAAATTCTATAAAAACGTATATAAAAAGCTTTAAAAAAGCTGCTTTAGTTGGCATATTGGACGATAAAGATATTGAAGGAATGGTTAATATTATAGCAAACGAATTCGATTATATTATCATTACTCAAGTTCCAAATAAGCGTTCAAATAATCCAGAATATGTATATGAATTATTTAAAAAATTTAATAAAAATGTTATTTTCATTAAAGATCCTGTTGAAGCCTTTAACAATTTGCTTTCTTCACCATATGATTATTATTTTGTCACTGGGTCTTTGTATTTAGTTGGAAAAATACGCGGATATATATTCAATCTGGAGGAAATTTGA
- the glmU gene encoding bifunctional UDP-N-acetylglucosamine diphosphorylase/glucosamine-1-phosphate N-acetyltransferase GlmU, with protein MRILILAAGLGKRMKSKYPKVMHKIMEKELVNWVIDTARKLNPTKIGVVLGHKSEMIQNILPEDVEIYYQKEQLGTGHAVMSAKDFINDENILILYGDTPLITANTLNKLIEKHNSTDADATILTAILDNPTGYGRILKDIKGNFIDIIEEADTDETQKKIKEINSGFVIYKGKKLIDGLAKIKPNNNQGEYYLTDVAKHLNYVETYILEDFSEALGINNRIQLAEAEKIMKKRTLTNLMIDGVTIIDPDTTYISPDVKIGQDTIIYPMTFIYGKTEIGEECEIGPMTRIENCKIGNFVKIFRSECEEAIIENNVSVGPYSRLRTGTVLKENVKIGNFVETKKTTISKNTKAQHLTYLGDAFIGEDTNIGAGTITCNYDGKNKHKTYIGNNVFVGSNTALVAPIKIENNALIGAGSTITENIPEGALALGRARQINKENWVFKKREKGE; from the coding sequence ATGAGGATTTTAATTTTAGCTGCTGGTTTGGGAAAAAGGATGAAATCAAAATATCCAAAAGTTATGCATAAAATAATGGAAAAAGAATTGGTAAACTGGGTTATCGATACAGCAAGAAAACTAAATCCAACAAAAATAGGAGTGGTTTTAGGTCATAAAAGTGAGATGATACAAAATATACTTCCAGAAGATGTTGAAATTTACTATCAAAAAGAGCAATTAGGTACCGGCCATGCTGTAATGTCTGCTAAGGATTTTATAAACGATGAAAACATATTAATATTATACGGAGATACGCCTTTAATAACTGCTAACACATTAAATAAGCTTATTGAAAAACATAATTCAACTGATGCTGATGCAACTATATTAACTGCTATTTTAGATAATCCAACAGGATATGGAAGAATATTAAAAGATATTAAAGGAAATTTTATAGATATCATCGAAGAAGCAGATACTGATGAAACACAAAAGAAAATAAAAGAAATAAATTCTGGATTTGTTATATATAAAGGCAAGAAACTAATAGATGGTTTAGCAAAAATTAAACCAAATAATAATCAAGGTGAATATTATCTAACTGATGTAGCAAAACACTTAAATTATGTTGAAACGTATATTTTAGAAGATTTTTCAGAAGCACTTGGAATAAATAACAGAATACAACTTGCTGAAGCTGAAAAAATAATGAAAAAAAGAACTCTAACTAATTTGATGATAGACGGAGTTACTATTATTGACCCTGATACAACATATATATCTCCTGACGTAAAAATTGGACAGGACACTATAATTTATCCTATGACATTTATTTACGGAAAAACTGAAATAGGTGAAGAGTGCGAAATAGGACCAATGACTCGAATTGAAAATTGTAAGATTGGTAATTTTGTAAAAATTTTCAGGTCTGAATGTGAGGAAGCCATAATTGAAAATAATGTTTCTGTTGGGCCATATTCAAGGTTAAGAACAGGTACGGTATTAAAAGAAAATGTAAAAATTGGAAATTTTGTAGAAACTAAAAAAACCACTATAAGTAAAAATACCAAAGCACAACATTTAACATATTTAGGTGACGCATTTATTGGTGAAGACACAAATATTGGAGCAGGAACAATAACATGCAATTACGATGGGAAAAATAAACATAAAACATATATTGGAAACAATGTTTTTGTTGGTAGCAACACAGCTTTAGTTGCACCAATAAAAATTGAAAATAATGCTCTAATAGGAGCTGGTTCTACAATAACTGAAAACATCCCAGAAGGAGCGTTGGCTCTTGGTAGAGCACGACAGATAAATAAAGAAAACTGGGTATTTAAAAAGAGGGAGAAAGGAGAGTAA
- a CDS encoding energy-coupling factor ABC transporter ATP-binding protein yields the protein MSIEVNDISYTYAEGTPFESIALKNINWEIKENSMWVILGKTGSGKTTLIQTLNGLLIPKNGEVMIDGLSTRDSDIKKIREKVGMVFQYPENQFFLPTVIEELLYAPKNFNKSISKNELYNILNLIGLNSSFLNRNPFNLSGGEMRKVAIASILSYDPKYIIFDEPTVGLDYSGRKKIWEIIKKLQKLGKTIIIVTHWIDELIPFKPNILHIHNHEINYTGSFDDFILLGENELRKKNISFSEKLKLYYCSLKNNIKLEKLFQY from the coding sequence ATGTCTATAGAAGTAAATGATATTTCATACACATATGCTGAAGGAACTCCTTTTGAATCTATTGCTTTAAAAAATATTAATTGGGAAATTAAAGAAAATTCAATGTGGGTAATTTTAGGTAAAACAGGCTCTGGAAAAACCACATTAATACAAACACTAAATGGTTTATTAATTCCAAAAAATGGTGAAGTAATGATCGATGGCTTATCAACAAGAGATTCAGATATAAAAAAAATTAGAGAAAAAGTTGGTATGGTCTTTCAATATCCAGAAAATCAATTTTTTCTCCCCACAGTTATAGAGGAATTGTTATATGCTCCAAAGAATTTTAACAAAAGTATTTCTAAAAATGAGTTATACAATATATTGAACTTAATTGGTTTAAACAGTTCGTTTTTAAACAGAAATCCATTTAATCTATCTGGAGGAGAAATGAGAAAAGTTGCTATTGCATCTATATTATCTTATGATCCAAAATACATTATATTTGACGAACCTACAGTAGGATTGGATTATAGCGGAAGAAAAAAAATCTGGGAAATAATAAAAAAACTTCAAAAACTTGGGAAAACAATTATAATAGTAACACACTGGATAGATGAATTAATACCTTTTAAGCCAAATATTTTACATATACATAATCACGAAATAAATTATACTGGTAGTTTTGATGATTTCATACTTCTTGGGGAAAATGAATTGAGAAAAAAAAATATTTCCTTCTCGGAAAAACTCAAATTATATTACTGTTCATTAAAAAATAATATAAAATTAGAGAAATTATTTCAATATTGA
- a CDS encoding class I SAM-dependent methyltransferase has translation MREKNEKIFGPEDLKDLSPEQVVSLYKEQYKTEKKEKKTISKFQHYYVENPESELTIKELTLTLKNGHTYIFKAPSGVYGKKEIDKATKILLENGDITGKKILDIGCGYGVIGITLKKEHPDIEIYMSDINKRAVEFSKINAKNNNIFADIRQGYLFDPWKDFLFEQIISNPPIVAGKKVWMKLIEDSYKHLVIFGTLQLVAFHNKGGSRIKDYMKKIFGNVIEIVKKGGIRVYKSVKTQ, from the coding sequence ATGAGAGAAAAAAATGAAAAAATTTTTGGGCCTGAAGACTTAAAAGATTTATCTCCGGAACAAGTTGTAAGTTTATACAAAGAACAATATAAAACTGAAAAAAAAGAAAAAAAAACTATTTCAAAATTTCAACATTATTATGTTGAGAATCCAGAATCTGAATTAACAATAAAAGAATTAACCCTTACTTTAAAAAATGGACATACTTATATTTTTAAAGCACCTTCAGGTGTATATGGAAAAAAGGAAATAGATAAAGCTACTAAAATATTATTGGAAAATGGTGATATTACAGGAAAAAAAATTTTAGATATTGGATGTGGATACGGGGTAATAGGTATAACATTAAAAAAAGAACACCCTGATATTGAAATTTATATGAGTGACATTAATAAAAGAGCCGTGGAATTTTCAAAAATAAATGCAAAAAATAATAATATTTTTGCTGATATCAGGCAGGGATATTTATTCGACCCATGGAAAGATTTTTTATTTGAACAAATAATATCTAATCCACCTATTGTTGCAGGTAAAAAAGTCTGGATGAAATTAATAGAAGATTCATATAAACATTTAGTTATTTTTGGAACACTACAATTAGTTGCCTTTCATAATAAAGGCGGAAGTAGGATTAAAGATTATATGAAAAAAATATTTGGAAATGTTATTGAAATTGTGAAAAAGGGTGGTATTAGAGTATACAAGTCGGTGAAAACACAATGA